One Phaseolus vulgaris cultivar G19833 chromosome 2, P. vulgaris v2.0, whole genome shotgun sequence DNA window includes the following coding sequences:
- the LOC137809654 gene encoding coatomer subunit gamma-like, with amino-acid sequence MLPHGTCFCYSSMEHGYATSPWNLLQPSLHHKTACLQSAGKCQDKASSVAVGVQALVQFHALALLHQIRQNDRLAVSKLVTSLTRGTIRSPLSWCLLIRYTSQVIYESDNNTQAGNVIILTIAFVKSQRW; translated from the exons ATGCTCCCCCACGGAACATGCTTTTGCTATTCCAGCATGGAACATGGTTATGCTACTTCACCATGGAACTTGCTTCAACCTTCGCTCCACCACAAAACCGCTTGTCTGCAAAGCGCAG GAAAATGTCAAGACAAAGCATCCTCAGTTGCTGTAGGAGTCCAAGCTCTGGTACAATTTCATGCTCTGGCTTTGCTACATCAG ATACGACAGAATGATCGGTTGGCAGTTAGCAAGCTGGTTACCAGTTTGACAAGGGGGACTATTCGCTCACCTTTATCATGGTGCCTTTTGATCCGTTACACTAGTCAG GTTATTTATGAATCAGACAATAATACACAGGCAGGGAACGTGATTATCTTGACAATTGCATTCGTCAAAAGTCAGAGATGGTGA
- the LOC137810973 gene encoding putative transcription factor bHLH086 isoform X2 has product MQGSESFLSFQKSWLFSKESNLHEGCDQWNHVSPKSTTHMRLVQNFSCSEIATCYSSMFKGAKEKQQHGESSSSGLLYSEPNAHSDSLNESAAQDLVLRKRSFMGETMQAANAKKPCTTTSKATKQKSSPLKDPQNVAAKNRRERISERLKTLQELVPNGSKFAGPLAFENEEYNGSLPNLKLKRQRHRMVEVVLHH; this is encoded by the exons ATGCAAGGTAGTGAGTCTTTCCTTAGCTTTCAGAAGAGTTGGTTGTTTTCCAAAGAGAGTAATTTGCATGAAGGTTGTGACCAATGGAACCATGTTAGTCCCAAAAGCACCACACACATGCGCCTGGTCCAAAATTTCAGTTGCTCTGAAATTGCTACTTGTTATAGCTCCATGTTCAAAGGTGCAAAAGAGAAGCAACAACATGGTGAAAGTTCATCTTCTGGGTTGCTATACTCAGAACCAAATGCCCATAGTGATAGCCTAAATGAGTCAGCAGCACAAGATTTAGTCTTGAGAAAGCGATCTTTTATG GGAGAGACCATGCAAGCTGCCAATGCCAAGAAGCCATGCACAACTACAAGTAAAGCAACAAAACAAAAGTCAAGCCCACTCAAGGATCCTCAAAATGTTGCTGCCAAG AACAGAAGAGAGAGAATAAGTGAGCGGCTTAAGACACTCCAAGAACTGGTCCCTAACGGCTCCAAG TTTGCAGGTCCACTAGCCTTTGAAAACGAGGAATACAATGGGAGCTTAcctaatttgaaattgaaacgACAAAG gCACCGGATGGTGGAAGTCGTACTTCATCACTGA
- the LOC137810973 gene encoding putative transcription factor bHLH086 isoform X1, protein MQGSESFLSFQKSWLFSKESNLHEGCDQWNHVSPKSTTHMRLVQNFSCSEIATCYSSMFKGAKEKQQHGESSSSGLLYSEPNAHSDSLNESAAQDLVLRKRSFMGETMQAANAKKPCTTTSKATKQKSSPLKDPQNVAAKNRRERISERLKTLQELVPNGSKFAGPLAFENEEYNGSLPNLKLKRQRLSMHTCLDPYLLPELDILIYNTDFICYVVIPSTTFFVASFTFLLF, encoded by the exons ATGCAAGGTAGTGAGTCTTTCCTTAGCTTTCAGAAGAGTTGGTTGTTTTCCAAAGAGAGTAATTTGCATGAAGGTTGTGACCAATGGAACCATGTTAGTCCCAAAAGCACCACACACATGCGCCTGGTCCAAAATTTCAGTTGCTCTGAAATTGCTACTTGTTATAGCTCCATGTTCAAAGGTGCAAAAGAGAAGCAACAACATGGTGAAAGTTCATCTTCTGGGTTGCTATACTCAGAACCAAATGCCCATAGTGATAGCCTAAATGAGTCAGCAGCACAAGATTTAGTCTTGAGAAAGCGATCTTTTATG GGAGAGACCATGCAAGCTGCCAATGCCAAGAAGCCATGCACAACTACAAGTAAAGCAACAAAACAAAAGTCAAGCCCACTCAAGGATCCTCAAAATGTTGCTGCCAAG AACAGAAGAGAGAGAATAAGTGAGCGGCTTAAGACACTCCAAGAACTGGTCCCTAACGGCTCCAAG TTTGCAGGTCCACTAGCCTTTGAAAACGAGGAATACAATGGGAGCTTAcctaatttgaaattgaaacgACAAAGGTTGAGTATGCATACATGTCTAGACCCTTACCTGTTACCTGAATtagatatattaatatataacacTGATTTCATTTGCTATGTAGTTATTCCATCTACAACTTTCTTTGTTGCAAGCTTCACTTTCCtcctattttaa